CGCCCGTACATGCCTGCCCCGCAGGACATGTTCGAGCTGATGAAGGCCGACCTGGAGAAGGCCGGCATCACCATCAAGCCGAAGGCCATGAAGTGGGCCCCGGACTACCTGGACGCCACCGAGGCCGGCTCCTGTGCCCTGCACATGCTCGGCTGGACCGGTGACTTCAACGACGGCTACAACTTCATCGGCACCTGGTTCGCCGGACCGGACAAGCAGTGGGGCTTCAAGGACCAGAAGGTCTTCGACGCCGTGAACGCCGCTTCCGAGGTCACCGACCCGGCCGGCCGCACCGAGGCGTACAAGAAGGCCAACGAGGCCATCATGGAGTACGTCCCGGGCGTGCCGATCTCCTCGTCGCCGCCGGCCATCGCGTTCGCCAAGAACGTCAACCCGCCGAAGGTCTCCCCGCTGACGCAGGAGAACTTCGCCGAGGTCTCCTTCAAGTAATCGCACACCAGCGGGTCCGCCCGGCCACAGCAACCAGGTGGCCGGGCGGACCCGCATCGACGCACGTGAGAAAGGGGCATGCGGGGTGCTGCGACTCGTCGTAAGAAGACTTCTCCAGCTCATTCCCACCCTGCTCGGCCTGTCGGTCCTGCTGTTCCTCTGGCTGAACCGACTGCCCGGCGGACCCGCCTCAGCGATCCTGGGCGAGCGGGCCACCGAAGCCGAAGTGGCGAGAATCAACCGTGCACTCGGGCTCGACGAGCCGGTGCACGTCCAGTACTGGCGCTTCCTCAAGCGCATCTTCGAGCTCGACCTCGGAACCTCCACCCAGACCGGCCAGCCGGTGTGGGACGAGTTCGCCCTGCGCTTCCCGGCCACCGTGGAGCTCAGCGTCGCCGCGATCCTGATCGCCGTGGTAGTCGGCATTCCGATGGGCTACCTGGCGGCCAAGCACCGCGGCGGCTGGCTCGACGTCGCCTCGGTCTCCGGATCGCTGCTCGGCATCTGCATCCCGGTCTTCTTCCTGGCCATGCTGCTGCGCGGGATCTTCTCCGTGGAGCTGGGCTGGTTCCCGAGCCAGGGGCGCCTCACCACCGGTATCAACGCCACCGACGTCACCGGATTCGCGGTGCTGGACGGGTTGCTGACCGGTGAGCTCGACGCCAGCTGGGACGCGATCACGCACTTGATCCTGCCCGCCGTCGCCCTCGCCTCCATCCCGCTCGCCGTGATCGTCCGGATGACCCGGGCCAGCGTCCTGGAGGTGCTCGGCGAGGACTACATCCGTACCGCCGAGTCCAAGGGCCTCGACAAGCGCACCGTGCGCGGCCGGCACGTGCTGCGCAACGCGCTGCTCCCGGTGATCACCGCGGTCGGCCTGCTGACCGGCAGCCTGCTCTCCGGTGCGGTCCTCACCGAGTCCGTCTTCGACTTCGGCGGCATCGGCTCCTTCATCCGTACCGCGATCGACGGCCGCGACTACCCGGTCCTCGTCGGGTTCATTCTCTTCATCGCGATGGTGTACGTGCTGATCAACCTGCTGGTCGACCTCGCGTACAGCATCATCGACCCGAGAGTGCGGGTGCACTGACGTGACGATCCTGACCAACACAGCAGACAAGATCGACCGTCTTGCCGAGCTGACCCAGAGCAACGAGAGCGTCAGCGGCAGCAGCCTGTGGCGCGAGGCGTTCCGGCGCATGCGCTCCAGCAAGATGGCGATCATCGGCGCGGCCATCATCGCCGCGTTCATCCTGGTCGCCGTCGTCGGGCCGATGCTGGCCCCGCACGGGGCGACCGCGCAGAACTGGCGCAGCGAGGTCTTCCCCAACCAGGGCAAGTTCGTCGGCATGCGCGGCGAGAACTGGTTCGGCCTGGACCACCTGGGCCGCGACATGTTCTCCCGCTGGCTCGTCGGCGCCCGGCAGACGCTGCTCGTCGGTGTGGTCTCCATGCTCATCGGCCTGATCGTCGGCGCGCTCGTCGGTGTGCTCTCCGGAGCCGCCGCCACCCTCGGCGGCAAGGCCGGGCAGCGCGTCGACACCGTGATCATGCGCTTCACCGACATCATGCTGTCGCTGCCCTCGCTGCTGCTCGCGGTCTCCATCGCCGCCGTGCTCGGCCAGTCGCTGACCACCGTGATGATCGCCGTGGGTGTCGTCCAGATCCCCATCTTCGCCCGCCTGCTGCGCGGTTCGATGCTGGTGCAGGGCGGCTCGGACTACGTGCTCGCCGCGAAGGCGGTCGGCATCCGGCGCAAGCGGATCGTGCTCACGCAGATCCTGCCGAACTCGCTGAGCCCCGTGATCGTCCAGGCCACCCTGAGCCTGGCCACCGCGATCATCGAGGCCGCGGCCCTGTCCTACCTGGGGCTCGGCAACCCCGATCCGGCCGTTCCCGAGTGGGGCGTGATGCTCTCCCAGGCGCAGCGCTTCTTCGACAACGAGCCGATGATGGCCGCCTATCCGGCCATCGGGATCATCATCACCGCCCTCGGCTTCACCCTGCTCGGCGAGGCCATGCGCGAAGCCCTCGACCCGAAGTTGCGAGGCTGAAGTCCCATGTCACTGCTCTCCGTTGAGGAACTCAGCGTCACCTTCACCGCCCGCGGCCGCAAGGACGCCACGGCCGTGGACGGTGTCTCCTTCGCCGTCGACCAGGGCCAGGTCGTGGGCCTGGTCGGCGAGTCGGGCTGCGGCAAGTCCGTCACCTCGCTCGCCCTGATGGGGCTGCTGCCCCGCAAGGGCGTGCGGATCGGCGGCCGCGCCGAGTTCGACGGCCAGAACCTGCTGACCATGAACGAGCGCAGGCTCCGCGACATGCGCGGCAGCCAGCTCGCGATGATCTTCCAGGACCCGCTGTCCTCGCTGAACCCGGTCGTCCCGATCGGCATCCAGGTCACCGAGATCCTCCAGCGCCACCGCGGCCTGAAGGGCGAGAAGGCCCGCAAGGAAGCCGCCTCGCTGCTCGACCGGGTCGGCATCCCCGACCCGGCGCGGCGGCTCAAGGAGTACCCGCACCAGCTCTCCGGCGGTATGCGCCAGCGGGCGCTGATCGCCATGGCGGTCGCCTGCGCCCCCCGGCTGCTGATCGCCGACGAGCCGACGACCGCCCTGGACGTCACCATCCAGGCGCAGATCCTGGAGCTCCTGAAGGAACTGGTCGACCAGGAGGGCACCGCCCTGCTGATGATCACGCACGACCTCGGCGTCGTCGCCGGCCTCTGCGACGAGGTCAACGTCCTGTACGCCGGCCGGGCGGTGGAGTCGGCGGGCCGCCGCGAGCTGTTCGCCCACCCCACCCACCCGTACGCGCACGGGCTGCTCGGCTCCATCCCGCGTCTGGACGCACCGCGCGGCGAGCCGCTCAACCCGATCCGCGGCTCCATCAACGACAAGATCGCCTGGGCCGACGGCTGCGCGTTCGCACCCCGGTGCGACCACTACACGATGGAGTGCCTCACCGGCACCCCCGAACTGACCGAACCACGCACGGCCGGACACCAGGTGCGCTGCGTCAACCCGGTCCTGCCCAAGGCGGAGGTCCCGGCATGAGCCTTCTCGAACTGGACGACGTCAAAGTCCACTTCCCGGTCAAGAAGGGACTCTTCTTCGACCGGACGGTGGGCCACGTCTACGCGGTCGACGGCGTCTCGCTGTCCATCGAGGCCGGTCAGACGTACGGACTGGTCGGCGAGTCGGGCTGCGGCAAGACGACGCTCGGCCGGGCGGTCCTGCGGCTGAACGACATCACCGACGGCGGGGTCGTCTTCGACGGCACCGACCTGGCGAAGCTGCCCTCCGAGGAGATGCGGGCCTTCCGCCGCCGCCTCCAGATGGTCTTCCAGGACCCGCTGGGCAGCCTCAACCCCCGGCAGAACATCGAGTCGATCCTGTCCGAGGGCATGGCCGCCCACGGCATCGGCAAGGACCAGACGGAGCGCCGGGAGAAGATCAAGGACATCCTGGCCAAGGTGGGCCTGCCGTCCAACGCGCTCTCCCGCTACCCGCACGAGTTCTCCGGCGGCCAGCGCCAGCGCATCGGCATCGCCCGCGCGCTGGTCCTGGAGCCGGACGTGATCATCTGCGACGAGCCGGTCTCCGCGCTCGACGTCTCGGTCCAGGCGCAGGTCATCAACCTGCTGGAGGAGCTCCAGGAGTCCCTCGGCCTGACCTACCTGGTGATCGCGCACGACCTCGCGGTCGTCCGGCACATCTCGGACGTCATCGGGGTGATGTACCTCGGCGGGCTCGTCGAGGAGGCCCCGAGCGACGCGCTGTACGCGGGGCCCCGGCACCCGTACACCAAGGCGCTGATGTCGGCCGTCCCGGTGCCCGATCCCGAGGTCGAGGACCGCCGCGAGCGCATCCTCCTCCACGGCGACCTGCCCTCCCCGGCGAACCCGCCGGCCGGCTGCCGCTTCCACACCCGCTGCCCGTGGGTGCAGGAGACCAAGTGCGCCACGGAGCGCCCGCCGCTGCTGGACACCGGCGACGGGCACAAGGTGGCCTGCCACTTCACGGCCGAGATCGAGGCCGGCACGGTGCAGCAGACCCTGGCGACCGGCATCGAGGCGGTCACGGGGACGGAGACCCTCGCGGCCGAGGCCGTCGAGGTCTCGGAGGGCGAGACCGCGGCCGAGGCCCCGGCCGACGCCCCCGGGAAGGAGCCCGCGACCGTACCGGCCCAGGCCGACGCGGAGGCCGAGGACGCCGAGAAGGGGACGGCGGACGCCGCCAAGAAGGCGGAGGGCAGCCCCAAGGCCTAGGGGGCGTCCGGGACCGGCACAATTGCCCGGTGCTCACCGAACTGTTCACGCCCTCCGTCCAGCATGCGCTCGACCTCGTCGGGATCTTCGTCTTCGCGATCTCGGGCGCCCTGCTCGCCGTCCGCAAGAACTTCGATGTCTTCGGCATCGCGGTTCTCGCGGAGGTGACAGCGCTCGGCGGAGGGCTGTTCCGTGATGTCATGATCGGCGCGATCCCGCCCGCCGCCTTCACCGACCTCGGCTACTTCATCACCCCGCTGTTCGCCGCCGGCCTGGTCTTCTTCCTCCACCCGCACGTGGAGCGCATCCAGGTCGGCGTCAACGTCTTCGACGCGGCGGGGCTCGGCCTGTTCTGTGTGACCGGCACGGTCAAGGCGTACGAGTACGGCCTCGGGCTCACCGCGTCCGCCGCGCTCGGCCTGGCCACGGCGGTCGGCGGCGGTGTGCTGCGCGACGTCCTCGCCAACGAGGTCCCCTCGCTGCTGCGCTGGGACCGCGACCTGTACGCGGTGCCCGCGATCGTCGGCGCGACCATGGTGGTCCTGTGCATCCGCTTCGACACCCTGAACGCGCTGACCAGCGGGATGGCGGTGATCGCCGCGTTCGTCCTGCGGCTGCTGGCGCTGCGCTTCCACTGGCGGGCGCCCCGCGCCTACAACCGGTCCTCCGCGCGGGCCGAGGAGGGCTCGGCGGCGACCTAGCCCGGCGGTGCGCCCGCCATGATTCGGCAACGAAAAAGCTACCGCTCAGTAATGCAATGGATGTACCGTGCATGCCATGGCACAGGCAGCGACTGAGGCAGTGACCGGAGCGGCGCGGACCGCACCGGCGACCATCGGCGACAGCGAGTTCGACCGGGACACGGCGGTCACCCTGCGCGAGGAGGGCGTCTACGACGCCGAGCTCTCCGCGGGCTGGACGATCATCCACGCCGTCAACGGCGGCTATCTGCTGGCCCTGCTCGGCCGGGCGCTGGGCGAGGCCCTGCCGCACCCCGACCCGTTCTCCGTCTCGGCGCACTACCTCACCGCCTCCGTGCCCGGCCCCGCGGTGATCCGCACCCAGGCCGTCCGGACCGGCCGCACCCTCTCCACGGGTCAGGCCTCCCTCTTCCAGTACGCGGAGGACGGCAGCGAGGTCGAGCGCATCCGGGTCCTGGCCACCTACGGCGACCTGGACACGCTCCCCGACGACGTCCGCACCACGGCCCTGCCGCCCGCCATGCCCGGCCGGGACCACTGCCTCGGCGCGGCCGACGGCGACGCCCCGATCCCCGGCAGCTCCGCCATCACCGAGCGCCTCGACATCAAGCTCGACCCGGCCACCGTCGGCTGGGCGATCGGCGCCCCTTCCGGCAAGGGCGAGATGCGCGGCTGGTTCGGCCTGGCCGACGGCCGTGACCCGGACCCGCTGTCGCTGCTGCTCACCGTGGACGCCCTGCCGCCGACCTCGTTCGAGCTGGGCCTGACCGGCTGGACCCCCACCGTCGAGCTGACCACCCATATCCGCTGCCGCCCCGCGCCCGGCCCGCTGCGCGTCGCCATCACCACCCGGAACCTCGCGGGCGGCTTCCTGGAGGA
This sequence is a window from Streptomyces parvus. Protein-coding genes within it:
- a CDS encoding ABC transporter permease, whose product is MLRLVVRRLLQLIPTLLGLSVLLFLWLNRLPGGPASAILGERATEAEVARINRALGLDEPVHVQYWRFLKRIFELDLGTSTQTGQPVWDEFALRFPATVELSVAAILIAVVVGIPMGYLAAKHRGGWLDVASVSGSLLGICIPVFFLAMLLRGIFSVELGWFPSQGRLTTGINATDVTGFAVLDGLLTGELDASWDAITHLILPAVALASIPLAVIVRMTRASVLEVLGEDYIRTAESKGLDKRTVRGRHVLRNALLPVITAVGLLTGSLLSGAVLTESVFDFGGIGSFIRTAIDGRDYPVLVGFILFIAMVYVLINLLVDLAYSIIDPRVRVH
- a CDS encoding ABC transporter ATP-binding protein gives rise to the protein MSLLSVEELSVTFTARGRKDATAVDGVSFAVDQGQVVGLVGESGCGKSVTSLALMGLLPRKGVRIGGRAEFDGQNLLTMNERRLRDMRGSQLAMIFQDPLSSLNPVVPIGIQVTEILQRHRGLKGEKARKEAASLLDRVGIPDPARRLKEYPHQLSGGMRQRALIAMAVACAPRLLIADEPTTALDVTIQAQILELLKELVDQEGTALLMITHDLGVVAGLCDEVNVLYAGRAVESAGRRELFAHPTHPYAHGLLGSIPRLDAPRGEPLNPIRGSINDKIAWADGCAFAPRCDHYTMECLTGTPELTEPRTAGHQVRCVNPVLPKAEVPA
- a CDS encoding oligopeptide/dipeptide ABC transporter ATP-binding protein; translated protein: MSLLELDDVKVHFPVKKGLFFDRTVGHVYAVDGVSLSIEAGQTYGLVGESGCGKTTLGRAVLRLNDITDGGVVFDGTDLAKLPSEEMRAFRRRLQMVFQDPLGSLNPRQNIESILSEGMAAHGIGKDQTERREKIKDILAKVGLPSNALSRYPHEFSGGQRQRIGIARALVLEPDVIICDEPVSALDVSVQAQVINLLEELQESLGLTYLVIAHDLAVVRHISDVIGVMYLGGLVEEAPSDALYAGPRHPYTKALMSAVPVPDPEVEDRRERILLHGDLPSPANPPAGCRFHTRCPWVQETKCATERPPLLDTGDGHKVACHFTAEIEAGTVQQTLATGIEAVTGTETLAAEAVEVSEGETAAEAPADAPGKEPATVPAQADAEAEDAEKGTADAAKKAEGSPKA
- a CDS encoding ABC transporter permease translates to MTILTNTADKIDRLAELTQSNESVSGSSLWREAFRRMRSSKMAIIGAAIIAAFILVAVVGPMLAPHGATAQNWRSEVFPNQGKFVGMRGENWFGLDHLGRDMFSRWLVGARQTLLVGVVSMLIGLIVGALVGVLSGAAATLGGKAGQRVDTVIMRFTDIMLSLPSLLLAVSIAAVLGQSLTTVMIAVGVVQIPIFARLLRGSMLVQGGSDYVLAAKAVGIRRKRIVLTQILPNSLSPVIVQATLSLATAIIEAAALSYLGLGNPDPAVPEWGVMLSQAQRFFDNEPMMAAYPAIGIIITALGFTLLGEAMREALDPKLRG
- a CDS encoding trimeric intracellular cation channel family protein, which translates into the protein MLTELFTPSVQHALDLVGIFVFAISGALLAVRKNFDVFGIAVLAEVTALGGGLFRDVMIGAIPPAAFTDLGYFITPLFAAGLVFFLHPHVERIQVGVNVFDAAGLGLFCVTGTVKAYEYGLGLTASAALGLATAVGGGVLRDVLANEVPSLLRWDRDLYAVPAIVGATMVVLCIRFDTLNALTSGMAVIAAFVLRLLALRFHWRAPRAYNRSSARAEEGSAAT
- a CDS encoding thioesterase family protein — encoded protein: MAQAATEAVTGAARTAPATIGDSEFDRDTAVTLREEGVYDAELSAGWTIIHAVNGGYLLALLGRALGEALPHPDPFSVSAHYLTASVPGPAVIRTQAVRTGRTLSTGQASLFQYAEDGSEVERIRVLATYGDLDTLPDDVRTTALPPAMPGRDHCLGAADGDAPIPGSSAITERLDIKLDPATVGWAIGAPSGKGEMRGWFGLADGRDPDPLSLLLTVDALPPTSFELGLTGWTPTVELTTHIRCRPAPGPLRVAITTRNLAGGFLEEDAEVWDSADRLVAQSRQLAKAPRTA